The window CAGAAGTCATTATGTTGAATTTACATCTTTTCTTAGTTCAATATGGCCATGGATGTGTGGAAGAGTGGGGGAAAACAATTTCTGTGTGGATGTTTCAAAGGCACGTAAGCATTGTGATAAGAGCTTTTTAGTAGGACATAATATGTGATTTGATTTTCAGGTTCTCTAGAATAATAtgtgacattttcttttccttgcccTGGTTGAACATGACAGTAAACCACAGGTAGCTCCAAGTGCATGCAGAATGGAAGGGCAGGAACCTGTTTGCACTTCTCAGGTGAGgctttgctgcagagctgcagtgctgttGTGTCCTGAAAAAGTcaagaaagtaaaattttacATCCACTTCAGGTTCTTCTAATATTAAAGTACACAGAGTGTTCTCTGTTATGAAAAAGTCTGAGATGTCATTTAAATGCAATACGTACCATTTTCAATATTACCTGTATTAgttcttcttctgtttttcctctcaAGCATTCAACCATTTCAGCTGAACTGGATTTTTCACAGCCAGAGACAGCAGCAATTTTCTGCAAGCAGTGAAAACAAAGAGTTTTGGACACATTTCCTCTCTCTGGCTCTATGAGACACCGAgtccagcaggaacagctgaagCTCCTGCACAAGAGTTGCTGGAGCCTGGCTTGTCCCAGCTCCAGAGGGAGGGCACTGGAAGCCCTCACAGTCCTTCATACCACAGGCTGggcagaagagaaggagaaaaccTCTGCCTCCAGATTTTTTTTGATACAGAAATACTCTTAAGACAATTCTGGTAAATAATATGCTGGGCTGAGAAGGCTGGGTGACATAAAGGAGTTAGAGAATAAACCATCTGCAGGGTAGCAGAGAGCACGTTCTATCACTCTTGCTGATGTCTTTTTGGCTGGAGCAAGAGCTGTCATTAGAGAGAGCTGTCTGTTTTATGTTTTATGCCAGGTTCTTGGAAATTGTTCCTTGTAGttgaagagaaaaggaaggggTGGAATCTGgtacttttcaaattaaaaaaaaaaacaactgaataACGTCTTGTTTATTTGCCCACTACAGGCGtcaaaaaggaagggaagagaagagtaTTCCAAGTTTAATACCATTTTCCAGCCAAAAATTATACATTGACTTTTCTTGAAGAGACTACATGTTACAATATTCCTTTGCATTTCATTCTTCTCTCTTTATGGATATTTAGATGTTTGAAAAGCAACATATCATTCAACATGTACTATATGCACACAGAAATACTGTCTTTAATGACTGACTGTTTTgtttcataagaaaaaaaaaaacgtttCTATATTTTGGACCAAACAACTTAAGATACGCAAAACTAtctgaaaaaaagtaattaaaattacCACAAATACCCACTTTTGCATCCTCCTTAGGCTGGTCAGTGAACAAGCCCAGGGCTGCAGTACCACTCTCTGAAATGGCCTTGTGGAACAAGCCCTTGGCCAGCGGAGATAAAACCTGTGAAAAAGCAAGAACAAGCATGACAAGCGCTGTGTTCTGCCCAGTGATTTTTGGATTGCAGTGTCAGCAGTGGGCACTTGGAACATTTTGAAGGCCCATGTGGTAGGAGTGTTCTTGTGTAGCCTCTGaccacagcccagctgtgcaGAGTGCTTTGGCTCGCAGGGATGAGGAGTGCAGCTGCCTTTCCCCTCCCACTGCACTTTGCTTCCAGCCCTCGCAGCGCCACACTGCAAGCCAGGTACAGACTGAACGTGCCCAAGGCagtctggctctgctgcagacGGGCAATAAAGAGCTTTTGGCCAAAGGAAACGGGCATTTCTATCCCATGTACAATAACCCTGGTTTGGCCGTGTGATCTGTACCAAAGTGTGAGGGACTGGAGAAGGAGAGTGTCGCAGCCAACGTGCTCCGTGTTGAAGTAAAGGTTTTACACAATCACTGGATCACAAACTGCAGGGCTACTTCAGCTATCAGCACTGTTCATCTTGATCACTGCACAAGTGGCTgtcaaagcaaacagaaaatgggCAAGAGTCCACAACTCCTCTTAAAGGACTCTTACCATGAGATTAGactttgaaggtttttttacattggaaaaaaacccaaaccaagcaGAATTTAACTCAGCAGATGAACAATAACATTCTGCTACTTAACTGTGACATTTGCATATGAAAATTGCACATTTTTATCAATCAAAATCTGTATTGTTTTGCTGTGCTGTTGCCTTGTTGTTGTCAAAGACCCAGGTGATGTGTCACTGTAACACTGTCCCTTTTCTCTCATTGACTTCTCATGCAGATACTGAAAATGGAtggagggggtttttttcccctaagtaattaaaatcattaaaattcaaTATTACTGTGAACTTACAAGGGCACCAACACTGATTCCTCCTGCAGATTCTCCAAAGATAGTGACAGATCCTGGATCTCCTCCAAAATGTATGATATTTTCCTGAATCCACTGAAGAGCTGCCACTTGGTCTAAATATCCCCAGTTACCTCGGGCATGCTCATCAccagtgctgcagggagagaacagatttgTTTAAATGCCCAGTGCAAGCAAAAAGGCAGAGGAGAATACAATCTGTGGTGTGAGAACTCATCTGCCACTCTCTACACAAAACTTCTCTACACAACTGACAAATGAATGGCTTGGAAAGCCCTGAGACTGGAGCAGCAACCCCACAAGAACAGATCTGGAAGTGCCTTGGGACTGGAAATTGTCCCCAGCTCTTGCAGATGCAgttcagaaatgtttctttgcaTAAGCAAGTCTTCTACACATCTCACATCTTACAAAGGCTTTGCACACATCATTTTGGAAACCACTTAGGAAAAACTGAGATGACCCATCTTACCTAAAATATCCAACAATACCTAATCTGTATTGAATTGTTACAACCACCACATTGTCAAAGGCTGCTAATGCTGAGCCATCATATGATGAAGCTGCTCCAAAAACTAATCCACCTCCATGGATCCATACTAAGacctggaaagagaaaaacaggatCAACCCAGCACGGGTATGAGCTCCCAGTCATAAAAACTAAATATAACCCAAGATATAatattttgtgctgtttcaCCCCCGATTCTTTCTGATCACATTTGACAAATTGTAGAAATCTTTTGAATCTAAGGCCTGCAGGCCTACAAAATGGCATTGATTTTGTTAAATGCCTACACTGTGTCAGTGCCCTGTGACTTTGGACAGATCATTTAGATTAAATCAAGCACTGCTTAGCTAAAATGCCAATAACAATTTTACTTGCAAAATAGGACTTTGTGTCTCTTCTTAATTTCAGCTAATATTTGCTGGGCTAAAGCATGTCAGTTGATCATCACTACAAAACTGCCCCTGCATGTGTGCTCATGGCACAGGTTGAAGGTTTGCTGTCAGATAATTTTTGTCAAGGTATTATAGGGATTTTGCTTACAGGCAACTTCTCCTGTTTTCCTGTAGGAACGGGTGTGTACACATTTAGATACAAGCAATCCTCAGATATTTGGAGAggaactttttcttttctgttggtAATCAAGTCTGAAAACCTCTGTCCTTGTTCTTTGTCCTGTAGACACCTGGATAAATGAAAAAGTAACAAGCAACAGAATTAACTCAAACACGAAAGCTGTGAAGAGAAGCTTTTTTGTACTTCCACAACAAAATGCCATCCAGAAACTGATCTCTAGCACATTTCTAGATTGGTATCAACTGCAaacatagtatttttttttgtttgtttttaatatatttgcttCCTTTGGCCTCTCCTTAATGAGATCTGTAAAAATAAAGCCACTGCAATACACAGTGATGTGCAGACACAATTTTGCATGTTTCAAAATATCACAGAAATATATCAGCAAATACATATGGCTGTAAATTACttcaatgaaaatataaattaatcaTTTACATCTCCAATAGCTTTTTATGCTGCAATGGTAGATATTAGGATTGAGACACTGAACAGGGGCAGTAGGACAAAGGGAGTGAGACATTTACAACATAAATTAGAATTGTTCTGCATTTCTTGTGTACTCTTTTAAGCACTTGACTCAGCATTTTTTCCGTAACGTTGTATTCCAAcatttcctgtttgtttctgCTCCAAAGCTTTATAGTGATTGATAAGTGATGGCCAAGTGCTCCTGAGCCAGAGCTTTATTTGTAAAGTGCTGCTCCATATCAGTTGATCACTGAGAACGTGAAACAGCAACTTTCGATAAAGAGAGCAGCTCATAAAGTGTCCTTAGAAATGCATCCCCTGTAACAGCTGCAGGTGCAACAAGAGGGCACCAAGGAATTTCTCTTCATGGGTGGCCCTGTGTGTACATCAGTGTCATGGCATTGCATACAgtataacatttctaaaggttttATCATTGCCTTACATTGGTGGGTAGGAAGTGGCATCTCTGACACCTTCCCATGGCTCAGGTGCCTGGGGTGCAGAGAACCTCAGTGATCCAACCGGAGGCTTAGCAAAAGGAAGTCCCAAAAAGACATTTACAGTCCTCTCAGCAGTGTCCACTTTGAATTGGTACCCACGGACTCTCCCGTATTTGGTCTCTGCTTCTGGTTGTTCTGTGGGACAGAAGTGCAAAATCATGTAATTGGTCCATTTGTAAGTAATTTCTAGATTTGCTATGTAAAGATACAGCTTTTGTCTACTTAAACAAGTAGTTTTTATACACAAAGCTTCAACAAATTCTAATCAGATTTAGCAGTACACTATTCTAATCTGCCATTTTGTTTTACTAATTTGATTACTAGTGTTTACTCATTTAAATTTTAGATTTACTAATTTATTCTAACACTCTTTATACTTTTATTAAATCAGTAtagctgaaattatttcagcctTCATTTTGATTTGTCTGTATGTACAATCTCCTTCAGGTATTTAATATGTATTGTCTTACAACACATGCATTAGTGGTTGCATATAGATCGTAACGTTTTATTTTGCCTTGAGCTGTTAGATAAAAACCCAGCAAATTGCTCTCATTTAGAAAAGACAATgaacagagaaaatatattCCAGACCCTTGATAGTATGTacagccaaaagaaaaagcttctaacatacctaaaaaaaaatctggcacAAACAAATCCTGTTAACCTTTAAGCAAGACTAATTTTAAGATCTGTGTCAAAGTTCTAATATCAAATTACAGATATAGTACTGTGGCTGCTTGGCCTCAGCAGGCAAGATTTTGGGACGGGGATTTGATTTTGCTATTTGCAAAGAAGGCAAATAAGACAAATGATTGAAAGcacattaaaaactgaaattaattctttgttACTGCAGCTCAGTTTGtgtgcccagctcagcccagggtTTGTGCCAAGCTCAGCCCAGGGTTTGTGCCCAGATCAGTGCAGGGCTtgtgcccagctcagcccagggtTTGTGCCCAGAACAGTGCagggtttgtgcccagctcagcccagggtttgtgcccagctgagcccagggtttgtgcccagctcagcccagggtTTGTGCCCAGACCAGTGCAGGGTTTGTGCCCAGCTGAGCCCAGGGTTTGTGCCCAGAACAGCGCAGGGTTTGTGCCCAGCTGAGCCCAGGGTTTGTGCCCAGATCAGTGCAGGGTTTGTGCCCAGCTGAGCCCAGGGTTTGTGCCCAGCTGAGCCCAGGGTTTGTGCCCTGCTCTTGAGTGGCACCGGGAGGCAGCTGCAGGTGCCCTCTCGCCCTACAGGGACCAAAGGACAGGTGCCCCTGCGTTTACCTGCCGCCACCAGCGCAGTGCCCAGGACGAAGAGGATCCCTGCCAGCAGCGCCGCGTCCCTCGCCGATGCCATGGTGCCACTGGCAGCAGTCCCGCAGGCTGGGGCTTTATGGGCTCGCCCAGAGCCGCCTTACGCAAGGCAAACACGGATGAGGGGAGGGAGTGCTCGGGCTGCGAGCCAGGAGCGAGAGTGTCGGGCTGGCCTCGGGAACCGGAGTCCTCCTGCCCCGCggggctcctgctgcctccccacTGCTCCTTTCGAATCTCACAGAATCTCAGTCCCAGCCGGCTTCCAAAAGCTTTGGAATCAGCCTTGCATTGACCGGGAGCggtgccctgctgctgctgcaccggCTGGGACAAGGACCGGAGCGTTTCCTCACCCTGCGCTACGCAGGCGCCAGGAAGGCTCCTCGATCCTACTTTAGTACATTCATGTCTTTTCGGTATTAAGATCTCAGTGTAAGAAACACAGTATAGCCGAGTCCGGACCAATACCCCTGAAAAGCGCATCTTTTCTGAAGCAAAAGTTGTGTGATTTTTATACTCATAAAAGGGTagtttctgacaaaaaaaaaacccaaaaaacaaaaaaaaaacccaaaaaaccaccaaaccaaTAATAGAAAAATCCCAGCTTTTACTCAGGGTGCAGGAGACACCTGTCACTCAGTTCTGTGTGTTCAGGGATGTTTGGTAGAGTGGTGCAATACAGTTTCAACAATAAAGAGATGAATTATCAGCTTTTGTAATGTGGGAGCAATATAAAAGGGTGGTATTTGGGTGGTAACTAAACATCTAATGCCTCTAGGAAATTCAGGGGATTTACTTCAAGACATTTCACATCCATAATTGAAGGATGATATGAAAAGAACAGAACAGCTGAATAGAGACTTTCTGCTCACATTAACTAAGAGGCTGTGTTGGTTTTATGCAAGTATTGGGCTCcgccttttcttatttttttaccCTGACTCGGTAGCTCTTGCCCCGGAAAGGCAGTTTTGAAATTTCAGATCATGTGAATTCTCAGTTGTCAGAAAGAGCATTTCAAAGAGTCATATGATatgatcacagaatggtttgggttggaagaaacctcaAAGCTCTgctcatcccacccctgccatggcagggacaccttcccctgtcccaggctgccccagccccagtgtccaacctggccttgggcactgccagggatccaggagcagccacagctgctctgggaattccaccctgtgccagggcctgcccaccctcacaaaGTGGAATTTCTTCTGTATGTCTGATTTAAACCTACCTTCATTGGTTTGAAggcattcccccttgtcctgttgctaCATGCCTTTGGTAAATGCCgctctccatttttctttttggctccCTTGTGGTACTGCAAGGGGCTCTAAGGTgtctccagagccttctcttgtccaggctgaacaacccagCTGTCTCAGCCCATCtccacaggagaggtgctccatttCTACAGATGCATTCTTGCTCTCACCTCTCTTTACAGCTCAGTGGGTTACAAGACCCAGCCTTTAAACTAGTTTAGCACATTATGCACCTGTTAGTTCTGAGTGCCTTGGCTGTGCTTGGGCACTTTATGCTCCAAATGTTGCTTGTGTACTTTACTCTTAATCTTCCTCTGTGTATGTGCACAGGTGAGATTTACAGTCCCTGGAGATAAACCCCAGTCAACTTTAACCTGGTTGCTCACAGAGCAAAGTGCTGGCAGGCATTGCAGGTGATGCCGTGCAGTGTGTGCTGTGTCTCCAGACTTTGCTGTGCCTCCAGCCTTTGCTGTGCTTGGGGTGGCTCCTGAGCTCTgccccactgcagctcctgaggcTGAGGGCACAGCCAGTGCTCACTGCACTGGCAGATGGGAAATTCTGtcaatctgggctgctgagaaaACAATGAGGTGAAAAACCTGGGTGCAAAATTACAGTGAATTGTGGCTCTATAGGTGTTCTGTGGCAGTCTTTTTGCCTTGATTCTCAAGTGACACTAAAGGTCAATAAAACTGGTCGGGGAGTAGTGTGCACTGCTTGACTATGCAGTCTATACAGTAATGACAGATGTGTGCATTGTCTAATGTAATTAATGGCACAGGAGCCTGGGGTACCAGTGATGAAGCTGAAAATAAGTTATCTTCTACCTGTATCTGTGTGATGATGGTTTCTGAGACACTTCTGAAGCACTGCACAGGAATAAACTCTGCCCTTCTGTTTGCCTGCTTGGGTGCTGCTGTAAATTCTCTCTGTGTC of the Cinclus cinclus chromosome 11, bCinCin1.1, whole genome shotgun sequence genome contains:
- the LOC134048220 gene encoding fatty acyl-CoA hydrolase precursor, medium chain-like isoform X2, with translation MASARDAALLAGILFVLGTALVAAEQPEAETKYGRVRGYQFKVDTAERTVNVFLGLPFAKPPVGSLRFSAPQAPEPWEGVRDATSYPPMCLQDKEQGQRFSDLITNRKEKVPLQISEDCLYLNVYTPVPTGKQEKLPVLVWIHGGGLVFGAASSYDGSALAAFDNVVVVTIQYRLGIVGYFSTGDEHARGNWGYLDQVAALQWIQENIIHFGGDPGSVTIFGESAGGISVGALVLSPLAKGLFHKAISESGTAALGLFTDQPKEDAKKIAAVSGCEKSSSAEMVECLRGKTEEELIQDTTALQLCSKASPEKCKQDFFFISACVDGAFFPKSPRELLSEKSISAVPYIIGVNNCEFGWVLPMIMKYPPFMDGLDKDVARQILQSNLALVIKGPVSEVADRVYKEYLVDAESPAQVRDGLLDAMGDLYFVISAVEVARHHRDAGNPVYFYEFQHRASSLEGLVPEFVKADHGAEISFVFGKPFLAGGATKEENKLSRTVMRYWTNFAKNGNPNGEGLVHWPQYDLEEKYLGIDLEQKAGEKLKEHRVEFWAQLMKQIETGRRKHTDL
- the LOC134048220 gene encoding fatty acyl-CoA hydrolase precursor, medium chain-like isoform X1, translated to MASARDAALLAGILFVLGTALVAAEQPEAETKYGRVRGYQFKVDTAERTVNVFLGLPFAKPPVGSLRFSAPQAPEPWEGVRDATSYPPMCLQDKEQGQRFSDLITNRKEKVPLQISEDCLYLNVYTPVPTGKQEKLPVLVWIHGGGLVFGAASSYDGSALAAFDNVVVVTIQYRLGIVGYFSTGDEHARGNWGYLDQVAALQWIQENIIHFGGDPGSVTIFGESAGGISVGALVLSPLAKGLFHKAISESGTAALGLFTDQPKEDAKKIAAVSGCEKSSSAEMVECLRGKTEEELIQVILKMDTTALQLCSKASPEKCKQDFFFISACVDGAFFPKSPRELLSEKSISAVPYIIGVNNCEFGWVLPMIMKYPPFMDGLDKDVARQILQSNLALVIKGPVSEVADRVYKEYLVDAESPAQVRDGLLDAMGDLYFVISAVEVARHHRDAGNPVYFYEFQHRASSLEGLVPEFVKADHGAEISFVFGKPFLAGGATKEENKLSRTVMRYWTNFAKNGNPNGEGLVHWPQYDLEEKYLGIDLEQKAGEKLKEHRVEFWAQLMKQIETGRRKHTDL